In the genome of Carnobacterium pleistocenium FTR1, one region contains:
- a CDS encoding DUF5067 domain-containing protein, with amino-acid sequence MKKIKILSIIGLSGIVLAACNNTAESPVETETTISEETIESSSSELTQAEWMEQNEEATSDSFSVISNDSTLSSDVFELKFKQAEVIQSPSEDSKGVYLTFDLTNTAEDNIVPFEILTDYISMQQTTDTSVVFLDNTYYELDAFGDDTDSYNMMVGKHNDLSNELLPHKTIEVSYAYYLEDENLPIEVFVYDSETFEELDFYTIESLN; translated from the coding sequence GTGAAAAAAATTAAAATATTATCAATAATTGGTTTAAGCGGTATTGTTCTGGCTGCATGCAACAATACCGCAGAATCTCCAGTGGAAACTGAAACAACCATATCAGAAGAAACTATCGAATCGTCCTCAAGTGAGCTTACACAAGCAGAATGGATGGAACAAAACGAAGAAGCGACCTCAGATAGTTTTTCTGTTATATCGAATGACAGCACCCTATCTTCTGACGTATTTGAATTAAAATTTAAACAAGCTGAAGTAATTCAGAGTCCTTCAGAGGATTCTAAAGGTGTTTACCTTACTTTTGATTTAACTAATACAGCTGAAGATAATATTGTCCCATTTGAGATACTTACAGATTACATTTCAATGCAGCAAACTACAGATACCTCAGTTGTTTTCTTAGATAATACCTATTATGAGCTAGATGCATTTGGAGATGACACTGATTCCTATAACATGATGGTGGGTAAGCATAATGACTTATCTAACGAACTATTACCACATAAGACTATTGAGGTAAGTTATGCATATTACTTAGAGGATGAAAATTTACCGATTGAAGTTTTTGTTTATGATTCTGAAACATTTGAAGAATTAGATTTTTATACTATAGAAAGCTTAAATTAG
- a CDS encoding SHOCT domain-containing protein, translating into MIVVNKAMLQIKSGREKIGVGFTGLGEMKQNEDGLIYFNKKNPVYFEYLEYTFDGPVYNTVVESRQNGMSSTKGKDKSKQKGKSGKVVGGAILGTLLFPGVGTVVGAYAGGKGKNKKKGENSSVTKDSSQSIETQRQVEVPSIATLRFKNVETSEEFSIQIVCDSLKNAQLINFKTTKPKNTILVDDSKSFLDQIKEYKELFDLNIISQEEFNKKKAELLNL; encoded by the coding sequence ATGATTGTAGTTAATAAAGCAATGTTGCAAATTAAAAGTGGACGAGAAAAAATTGGTGTAGGTTTTACCGGTTTAGGAGAAATGAAACAAAATGAAGATGGTTTAATCTATTTCAATAAAAAAAATCCTGTTTATTTTGAATACCTTGAATATACTTTTGATGGGCCCGTTTACAATACCGTAGTTGAATCAAGACAAAATGGGATGTCTTCCACTAAGGGAAAAGATAAATCAAAACAAAAAGGAAAATCGGGTAAAGTTGTTGGCGGAGCTATTTTAGGAACTTTATTATTTCCTGGTGTAGGAACTGTAGTCGGTGCATATGCTGGTGGAAAAGGTAAAAATAAGAAAAAAGGTGAAAATAGTTCTGTTACTAAAGACAGCTCACAGTCTATTGAAACTCAAAGACAAGTAGAAGTTCCTAGTATTGCAACTCTAAGATTTAAAAATGTTGAAACTTCAGAAGAGTTTAGCATACAAATTGTCTGTGACTCTTTAAAAAATGCTCAATTAATAAATTTTAAAACTACAAAACCTAAAAATACCATACTAGTAGACGATTCAAAAAGTTTCCTTGATCAAATAAAAGAATATAAAGAGCTTTTTGATTTGAACATTATTAGCCAAGAAGAATTTAATAAAAAGAAAGCTGAATTATTAAATCTATAG
- a CDS encoding tyrosine-type recombinase/integrase, producing MWVQETKDGNFQYFERYKDPYTQNYKTKSVRLITDSSQSRKKAQKILDKKIAKALDAKEQQSITFHEVYEEWYKTHIRSLRPSSIVVYDSIKKHVLNYIKKDILINRIDTKFLQKFFNQLEFSDQYISSFKSTLGLVFKYAHLMEYIDKNPLDNVVLNKRTKTFADIQRIKNKFLEQSEAESLLSELYRRPSTYRLARLAEFMYLTGVRFGEAVILTEKDFELENKLVKITGTIDRTKGYKNAKKGPTKTAKSMRDISITSRTSELVKQSFGENQLANLDNKQFLKGKYIFVTKSGTPIQNNSFNIALKRAGERVGLEDKELSSHIFRHSHVSLLAEKNIPLKAIMDRVGHEDADITNRIYTHVTSQMKTNIIDQLESNGL from the coding sequence ATGTGGGTTCAAGAAACAAAAGATGGTAACTTTCAATATTTTGAGAGATATAAGGATCCATATACTCAAAACTATAAAACTAAATCAGTAAGACTTATCACTGACTCTTCTCAATCTAGAAAAAAAGCTCAAAAAATATTAGATAAAAAAATAGCAAAGGCTTTAGATGCAAAAGAACAACAATCAATCACTTTCCATGAAGTTTATGAAGAATGGTATAAAACTCATATCCGTTCTTTGCGCCCCTCTTCTATCGTTGTTTATGACTCTATAAAAAAACACGTACTAAATTATATAAAAAAAGATATATTGATTAACAGAATCGATACCAAGTTTCTCCAGAAATTTTTTAATCAATTAGAATTTTCAGATCAATATATATCTTCTTTTAAATCGACTTTAGGATTAGTCTTTAAGTATGCACACCTGATGGAGTACATTGATAAAAACCCGTTAGATAATGTTGTTTTAAATAAACGCACTAAAACATTTGCGGATATACAACGAATTAAAAATAAATTCCTTGAACAAAGCGAAGCTGAATCTCTTTTGAGCGAACTTTATAGAAGACCTTCTACTTATCGTTTAGCGAGATTAGCAGAATTTATGTATTTAACTGGAGTGCGATTCGGAGAAGCGGTCATACTTACTGAGAAAGATTTTGAACTAGAAAATAAGCTTGTTAAAATTACAGGTACCATAGACAGGACCAAAGGATATAAAAACGCAAAAAAAGGACCCACCAAAACAGCGAAGTCCATGAGAGATATTTCGATAACTTCCAGAACGTCCGAATTAGTGAAGCAATCTTTCGGAGAAAATCAATTAGCTAATTTAGATAATAAGCAGTTTTTGAAAGGAAAATATATTTTTGTTACAAAAAGTGGAACCCCAATTCAAAATAACTCTTTCAATATAGCTCTAAAACGAGCAGGAGAACGTGTTGGACTAGAAGACAAGGAATTATCCTCTCACATCTTCAGACACTCTCACGTCTCCTTATTGGCAGAGAAAAACATACCTTTGAAAGCAATCATGGATAGAGTTGGCCACGAGGATGCGGATATCACCAATCGTATTTATACCCACGTTACAAGCCAAATGAAAACCAACATCATTGATCAACTCGAATCGAACGGTTTGTAG
- a CDS encoding HU family DNA-binding protein: protein MANKAELIENVATSTGLTKKDATSAVDAVFESIQTSLSEGEKVQIIGFGNFEVRDRAARKGRNPQTGEEIQIAASKVPAFKPGKALKDAVK, encoded by the coding sequence ATGGCTAACAAAGCAGAATTAATCGAAAATGTTGCAACTTCAACAGGTCTTACTAAAAAAGATGCAACTTCAGCAGTAGATGCTGTTTTTGAATCAATTCAAACTTCATTAAGTGAAGGAGAAAAAGTTCAAATTATTGGTTTTGGTAACTTTGAAGTGCGCGATCGTGCTGCACGTAAAGGTCGTAACCCTCAAACAGGGGAAGAAATCCAAATCGCTGCAAGTAAAGTACCTGCATTTAAACCAGGTAAAGCACTTAAAGACGCAGTTAAATAA
- the der gene encoding ribosome biogenesis GTPase Der yields MAKPVVAIVGRPNVGKSTIFNRIVGERISIVEDVSGVTRDRIYAPAEWLGKEFNVIDTGGIDLGDEPFLEQIKHQAEIAMDEADVIIFITSVKEHITDADENVARILHRTKKPILLAINKVDNPEMRNDIFDFYALGLGEPFPISGSHGLGIGDLLDAAISHFPDESEEEYDDSVIKFSLIGRPNVGKSSIINAMLGEDRVIVSAIPGTTRDAIDTSFVGQDGAEFVMIDTAGMRKKGKVYENTEKYSVLRALRAIERSDVVLCVLNAEEGIREQDKKVAGYAHEAGKGIIIVVNKWDTLDKDNHSMKKFEEQIRSEFLYLSYAPIIFVSALTKQRLNKLPEIIERVSMNQNLRIQSATLNEVILDAVAMNPTPTDKGKRLRIYYATQVAVKPPTFVVFVNEPEMMHFSYARFLENRIRDAFTFEGTPIHLIIRRRK; encoded by the coding sequence ATGGCAAAACCAGTTGTAGCCATCGTTGGTCGCCCTAACGTAGGAAAATCAACTATTTTTAATCGTATTGTTGGAGAACGTATCTCAATTGTAGAAGATGTATCAGGGGTAACTCGTGATCGTATCTATGCACCAGCAGAATGGTTAGGAAAAGAATTTAATGTGATTGATACAGGCGGGATCGATTTAGGTGACGAACCATTTTTAGAACAAATAAAACACCAAGCTGAAATAGCTATGGATGAAGCAGATGTGATTATTTTTATCACTAGCGTAAAAGAACACATTACTGATGCAGATGAGAATGTAGCAAGAATTCTTCATCGCACGAAAAAACCAATATTGTTAGCAATAAACAAAGTGGATAACCCAGAAATGCGTAATGATATTTTCGATTTTTATGCTTTAGGATTAGGGGAACCTTTCCCAATTTCAGGAAGTCATGGTTTAGGAATTGGAGATCTATTAGATGCGGCTATTAGCCATTTTCCAGATGAATCAGAAGAAGAATATGATGATTCTGTTATAAAATTCAGTTTGATCGGTAGACCGAATGTTGGGAAATCATCTATTATAAATGCCATGTTAGGAGAAGATCGTGTAATCGTTTCAGCAATCCCTGGAACAACTCGTGATGCTATTGATACTTCTTTTGTGGGTCAAGATGGTGCTGAATTTGTTATGATCGATACTGCTGGAATGCGAAAAAAAGGTAAAGTTTATGAAAACACTGAAAAATATAGTGTTTTAAGAGCTCTTAGAGCTATTGAACGTTCAGATGTTGTATTGTGTGTACTGAATGCTGAAGAAGGTATCAGAGAGCAAGATAAGAAGGTTGCTGGATATGCTCATGAAGCTGGAAAAGGTATTATCATTGTCGTAAATAAATGGGATACTCTTGATAAAGACAACCATTCAATGAAAAAATTCGAAGAACAAATTAGAAGCGAATTTTTATACTTGAGCTATGCACCAATTATTTTTGTGTCAGCTCTAACGAAACAACGTCTAAATAAGCTTCCTGAAATTATTGAACGCGTAAGTATGAATCAAAACTTACGTATTCAATCAGCTACCCTTAATGAAGTCATATTAGATGCAGTAGCAATGAACCCAACTCCAACAGATAAAGGGAAAAGATTGCGTATTTATTACGCTACTCAAGTAGCTGTTAAGCCGCCAACTTTTGTGGTATTTGTAAATGAACCGGAAATGATGCATTTTTCTTATGCTCGTTTCTTGGAAAATCGTATTCGTGATGCCTTTACTTTTGAAGGAACGCCTATTCATCTAATTATAAGAAGAAGAAAATAA
- the rpsA gene encoding 30S ribosomal protein S1 — MTENEKNHEVEEQESMMDAMNSVQEINIGDIVKGEILTIQDNKQAIVGIIGGGVEGVIPNNELSAAPFEDVTEIVNVGDIVDLVVIKEIKEKENGSYLLSKRRIDAKKVWEKIQKEFDEGTIIEAPVKEVVKGGLVVDVGVRGFVPASMVDVHFVEDFSSYKGQTLKFKIIEIEPSENRLILSHKAVVEAENIEKKKDLLSHLVEGEIVKGKIARLTNFGAFIDLGGVDGLVHISQIAYEHVKDPSDVLTVGEDVNVKVLSVNEEEGRISLSIKETLPGPWDSIEERAEVGSVLNGLVKRLTSFGAFVEVFPGVEGLVHISQISHNHIATPHEILSEGDEIKVKVLEVNPTDQRLSLSIKALEEKPNQPKEKQGETNYDMPEEDTGFTLGDILGDQLSDITTDEDN, encoded by the coding sequence ATGACGGAAAATGAAAAAAACCACGAAGTCGAAGAACAAGAATCAATGATGGATGCAATGAACAGTGTTCAAGAAATCAATATCGGGGATATTGTCAAGGGTGAAATCTTAACTATCCAAGATAATAAACAAGCTATAGTTGGTATTATCGGTGGCGGAGTTGAAGGGGTCATTCCTAATAATGAATTGTCAGCTGCACCATTTGAGGATGTTACAGAGATTGTAAATGTTGGAGATATCGTTGACTTAGTAGTGATTAAAGAAATTAAAGAAAAAGAAAATGGCAGTTATCTGCTATCTAAGCGTCGGATCGATGCTAAAAAAGTTTGGGAAAAGATTCAAAAAGAATTTGATGAAGGAACGATTATTGAGGCGCCTGTTAAAGAAGTAGTAAAAGGTGGTTTAGTCGTAGATGTCGGAGTCAGAGGATTTGTACCCGCTTCTATGGTAGATGTCCATTTTGTAGAAGATTTTTCTAGCTATAAAGGACAAACATTAAAATTCAAAATCATTGAGATCGAACCAAGTGAAAACCGCTTGATTCTTTCACATAAAGCAGTTGTTGAAGCTGAAAATATAGAAAAGAAAAAAGATTTATTGAGTCATCTGGTTGAAGGCGAAATTGTAAAAGGGAAAATTGCCCGTTTAACAAATTTCGGAGCATTTATTGACCTTGGTGGAGTAGATGGGCTTGTCCACATCTCGCAGATTGCTTATGAACATGTCAAAGATCCTTCAGATGTACTAACTGTTGGAGAAGATGTTAATGTTAAAGTTCTTTCTGTAAATGAAGAAGAAGGTCGCATTTCACTTTCCATCAAAGAAACATTACCTGGACCATGGGATAGTATTGAAGAACGTGCAGAAGTAGGTTCTGTTTTAAACGGTTTAGTTAAACGTCTAACAAGCTTTGGAGCTTTTGTTGAAGTATTCCCAGGTGTTGAAGGACTCGTTCACATTTCACAAATTTCACACAATCATATTGCAACTCCACATGAAATTTTAAGTGAAGGTGACGAAATTAAAGTAAAAGTTTTAGAAGTAAATCCAACAGATCAACGCCTTTCTTTAAGTATCAAAGCTTTAGAAGAAAAGCCTAATCAACCAAAAGAGAAACAAGGTGAAACAAATTACGATATGCCTGAAGAAGATACCGGGTTTACGTTAGGCGACATTCTTGGAGATCAGCTATCTGATATCACAACAGATGAAGACAATTAA
- the cmk gene encoding (d)CMP kinase, producing the protein MEKTIKIAIDGPASAGKSTVAKVVAKKLGYIYCDTGAMYRALTYQAIEKNIAVTDEKRLVELLKELTISFEPNGDNQKVFVNGQEVTETIRLPKVTNLVSAVSAHGEVRTELVKRQQEIAAHGGVVMDGRDIGTAVLPTAEVKIFLVASVDERAQRRYKENMSKGITTSLEILKQEIADRDYKDSHREASPLIQAKDAILLDTTSLSIEQVVGKISEIIQNKLTK; encoded by the coding sequence TTGGAAAAAACAATAAAAATTGCAATCGATGGGCCGGCATCTGCTGGGAAAAGTACGGTTGCTAAGGTAGTAGCGAAAAAACTAGGGTACATTTATTGCGATACTGGAGCAATGTATCGTGCGTTAACATATCAAGCAATCGAAAAAAATATAGCAGTAACCGATGAAAAAAGACTAGTAGAGTTGTTGAAAGAATTAACAATCTCTTTTGAACCAAATGGGGACAATCAAAAAGTGTTTGTCAATGGTCAAGAGGTTACAGAAACGATTCGATTGCCAAAAGTAACTAATTTAGTTTCCGCTGTTTCAGCACATGGTGAAGTTAGAACTGAGTTGGTTAAACGACAACAAGAAATAGCTGCACACGGTGGAGTCGTTATGGACGGGCGAGATATTGGGACTGCCGTATTGCCAACAGCAGAAGTTAAAATATTCCTTGTAGCAAGTGTAGATGAACGAGCGCAAAGACGTTATAAGGAAAACATGAGCAAAGGGATAACAACTTCATTAGAAATCTTGAAGCAAGAAATTGCGGATCGAGACTATAAAGATTCTCATCGTGAAGCATCACCGCTTATTCAGGCTAAAGATGCCATTCTTTTAGATACAACTAGTTTATCTATTGAACAAGTTGTTGGAAAAATTAGCGAAATTATCCAGAACAAACTTACAAAATAG
- a CDS encoding LysM peptidoglycan-binding domain-containing protein translates to MSKKNSKNNPKKEKAWNRKFDDDDSLVDDKYSRTARKNAKKSVHPVITSLLIFLALVIILPLLAYFWWSNEDSETTQTLSSSEERMIITENSNSEVSSSEESESEEESEVSSESESIESESEPESEAIVPEEPESQIVEEPVVEEESESEVVEEEAMNTYTVQAGDNLYRIALNHNMTTEELKSINGISGDSVSVGTVLKVN, encoded by the coding sequence ATGAGTAAAAAAAATTCGAAAAATAACCCTAAAAAGGAAAAAGCATGGAATCGTAAATTTGATGATGATGATAGTTTAGTAGATGATAAATATTCTAGAACGGCAAGAAAAAATGCGAAGAAAAGTGTGCATCCGGTTATAACTTCATTATTGATTTTTTTAGCATTAGTTATTATCTTACCGTTATTAGCGTATTTTTGGTGGTCCAATGAAGATTCTGAGACGACTCAAACGCTGAGCTCTTCTGAAGAAAGAATGATCATTACAGAAAATAGCAATAGTGAGGTAAGCAGTTCTGAAGAATCTGAATCTGAAGAAGAATCTGAAGTTTCGTCTGAAAGCGAAAGTATTGAATCAGAATCTGAACCCGAAAGTGAAGCAATAGTGCCAGAAGAACCAGAGTCTCAAATAGTAGAAGAACCGGTTGTTGAAGAAGAATCTGAATCTGAAGTGGTGGAAGAAGAAGCCATGAATACTTATACCGTTCAAGCAGGAGATAATCTTTATCGAATCGCATTGAACCATAATATGACAACTGAGGAATTAAAATCCATAAACGGAATATCAGGTGATTCGGTCAGTGTAGGAACTGTTTTAAAAGTAAATTAA
- a CDS encoding RecQ family ATP-dependent DNA helicase: MDNKDLIKKNLETYFGYTSFRDGQEEAILAALGGNHTLVMLPTGMGKSICYQLTGYCLEGLVVIVSPLLSLMQDQVEQLKLAGEKRVAAINSLMDAHEKESVLNHLSEYKFIFLSPEMLQQTYVMTCLKKVSISLFTIDEAHCISQWGLDFRPDYLDLGLIRKQLNFPLTMALSATATSRVREEILTSLKIDNENTKQIIYSVDRSNIAFSTVICEHDKNQQLMNQIQKLEKPGIIYFSSKKTADEIARLIRNKTDIVAESYHSDVDSEDKIKIQQQFVHDEIDIICATSAFGMGINKSNIRFIIHYHLPGSPEAYLQEIGRCGRDGEPSLALLLYEPGDGMIQFRLQEYTLPTVDMLEYSYKKGEVLEGSCSPTQKQLIENYLKSNLSIETAKNQVKSRTVYKQQQLSYMVDYAETSSCKRAFLLHYFDEKVENKPTLCCSNCNVGINEFYKENDLKEKRLSAKEKNAEETLKELFLIRN; the protein is encoded by the coding sequence TTGGACAATAAAGATCTCATAAAAAAGAATTTAGAGACCTATTTTGGATATACCTCTTTTAGAGACGGACAAGAAGAAGCAATTTTAGCAGCTTTAGGAGGTAACCATACATTGGTTATGTTACCAACAGGGATGGGAAAGTCCATTTGCTATCAATTGACCGGTTATTGTTTAGAAGGTTTGGTTGTGATTGTTTCTCCTTTATTATCTTTGATGCAAGACCAAGTAGAACAATTAAAATTAGCGGGTGAAAAAAGAGTTGCTGCTATCAACAGCTTAATGGATGCACATGAAAAAGAATCAGTATTAAACCATCTTTCTGAGTATAAATTTATCTTCCTCTCACCAGAAATGCTTCAACAGACTTACGTCATGACTTGTCTAAAAAAAGTTTCTATTAGTCTTTTTACAATTGATGAAGCTCACTGTATTTCTCAATGGGGATTAGATTTTAGGCCTGATTATTTAGATTTAGGACTTATTCGTAAGCAATTAAATTTCCCTTTAACAATGGCGCTAAGTGCTACAGCTACGAGTCGTGTTAGAGAAGAGATTTTAACATCTTTAAAAATTGATAATGAAAATACCAAGCAGATTATCTATTCGGTCGATCGGTCAAACATTGCTTTTTCTACCGTGATTTGTGAACATGATAAGAATCAGCAACTAATGAATCAAATTCAAAAATTAGAGAAACCAGGAATTATTTATTTTTCTAGTAAAAAAACTGCTGATGAAATTGCTAGATTGATTCGAAATAAAACGGATATTGTTGCTGAAAGCTACCATTCAGATGTAGACTCAGAGGATAAAATTAAAATCCAGCAGCAATTTGTTCATGATGAGATCGATATCATCTGTGCAACAAGTGCCTTTGGAATGGGAATAAATAAAAGTAATATTCGATTTATCATACATTACCATTTGCCAGGTAGCCCAGAGGCTTATTTACAAGAGATTGGAAGATGCGGTAGAGATGGAGAACCTAGTCTAGCACTTTTATTATACGAACCGGGAGATGGCATGATCCAATTCCGTTTACAAGAATATACCTTGCCAACGGTTGACATGTTGGAATATAGTTACAAAAAAGGAGAAGTATTAGAAGGTAGTTGCAGCCCTACACAAAAGCAATTAATAGAAAATTATTTAAAATCTAATTTATCAATTGAAACAGCCAAAAATCAAGTAAAAAGTAGAACGGTTTATAAACAGCAACAATTATCCTACATGGTAGATTATGCTGAAACATCAAGTTGCAAAAGGGCCTTTCTTTTACATTATTTTGATGAAAAAGTAGAAAACAAACCAACTCTTTGCTGCTCTAACTGTAATGTAGGAATTAATGAATTTTATAAGGAAAATGATTTGAAAGAAAAAAGACTATCCGCAAAAGAAAAAAATGCAGAAGAGACCTTAAAGGAATTATTTTTAATTAGAAATTAG
- a CDS encoding helix-turn-helix domain-containing protein, with protein sequence MEQSLYSQYFCLSLYSKDHPVKPSTLYHILTGKRTASILFKAHSYHMINFFSIFPHLQRGQYDKMIQRFIAKGWINSKKTNEDLYLCEKGKKEVEKYFSKHFYPININQMTQGKPTKEFWKKILFLTQVLSELRYKNNYYLPIEKEWNRQLWVKNWLKRNSLEKQELAVSFGKEWIQLLKELNTIDAEIIVSQLTGHEKFGKTSAQLAVKYGVEPIEIAFLLQRIVIQLMNKVNDKKENYPLFYFIYQECVRDRFSSLSQSTKLTAQYLEEGLSIEKIAMRRKLKINTISEHIIELAIIFPDFKVSSFIPQNEYKQLNTLFNSDEEITYKELLIKMPQIPFSWYRLVQVERSRTFGQ encoded by the coding sequence TTGGAACAATCTTTATATAGCCAGTATTTCTGTCTTTCATTATATTCTAAAGATCATCCTGTTAAACCTTCAACGCTATACCATATTTTAACTGGGAAAAGAACGGCCTCGATTTTATTCAAGGCTCATTCTTATCATATGATAAACTTTTTTTCGATTTTTCCTCATTTACAGCGTGGACAATATGATAAAATGATTCAACGTTTTATTGCCAAAGGGTGGATCAATTCAAAAAAAACCAATGAAGATCTTTATCTTTGTGAAAAAGGAAAGAAAGAAGTAGAAAAATATTTTTCGAAACATTTTTATCCAATAAATATAAATCAAATGACCCAAGGAAAACCAACTAAAGAGTTTTGGAAAAAAATCTTATTTTTGACTCAAGTTCTTTCGGAATTACGGTATAAAAATAACTATTATTTGCCCATTGAAAAAGAATGGAACAGGCAACTATGGGTGAAAAATTGGTTGAAAAGGAATTCATTAGAAAAACAAGAACTAGCTGTTTCTTTTGGAAAAGAATGGATTCAACTGCTAAAAGAACTGAATACGATTGATGCAGAGATAATCGTATCACAATTAACAGGTCATGAAAAATTTGGTAAAACCAGTGCTCAATTAGCAGTCAAATATGGAGTTGAACCAATTGAAATAGCCTTTTTACTACAACGTATTGTTATTCAGTTAATGAATAAAGTAAACGATAAAAAAGAAAATTATCCATTATTTTATTTTATTTATCAAGAATGTGTTAGAGATCGATTCAGCAGTCTAAGCCAAAGTACCAAATTAACGGCTCAATATTTGGAAGAAGGACTCTCGATTGAAAAAATTGCTATGAGAAGAAAACTAAAAATCAACACTATTTCAGAACACATTATTGAATTAGCCATTATTTTTCCGGATTTCAAGGTATCTAGTTTTATACCGCAGAATGAGTATAAACAACTAAATACCTTGTTTAATAGTGATGAAGAAATAACGTACAAGGAATTGTTAATCAAGATGCCTCAAATTCCTTTTTCGTGGTATCGCTTAGTTCAAGTTGAGAGGAGTCGTACTTTTGGACAATAA
- a CDS encoding ECF transporter S component, whose translation MQTSNTKKMVGIAMLAAFSTILISFGFPIIPGVTFLKVDFSDIPVLVGMFLYGPVGGIMIAFIRSLLHYIQTGGDAGYPIGDTASFIASIAYTLPIYLIMKSKIHDTKNIIFANVIGTASLTVVLSVVNYFLLLPLYLRLLNFSVGPISDYLLMGVIPFNIIKGAIVSAVFILLFAKLKTWLFRNQMTKVSFK comes from the coding sequence ATGCAAACTAGTAATACAAAAAAAATGGTGGGAATCGCCATGTTGGCTGCTTTTTCAACCATTTTGATTTCATTTGGCTTTCCAATAATTCCAGGAGTTACTTTTCTAAAAGTAGACTTTAGTGACATTCCTGTTTTGGTTGGTATGTTTTTATACGGTCCAGTTGGTGGAATAATGATTGCGTTTATTCGTTCATTGCTTCATTATATCCAAACGGGCGGTGATGCAGGATATCCTATTGGGGATACTGCAAGTTTTATCGCTTCAATCGCGTATACATTACCGATTTATTTGATTATGAAGTCTAAAATTCATGATACAAAAAATATTATTTTTGCAAATGTGATTGGAACTGCATCATTAACAGTCGTTCTATCAGTTGTAAATTATTTCTTATTGCTTCCTTTATATTTAAGATTATTAAACTTTAGTGTAGGACCTATTAGTGATTATCTATTAATGGGTGTTATACCTTTTAATATAATAAAAGGAGCAATAGTAAGTGCTGTATTTATTTTACTATTTGCAAAATTAAAAACTTGGTTATTTCGTAATCAAATGACAAAAGTTAGTTTTAAATAA